The following are encoded together in the Coffea arabica cultivar ET-39 chromosome 1c, Coffea Arabica ET-39 HiFi, whole genome shotgun sequence genome:
- the LOC140035008 gene encoding transcription factor GAMYB-like produces the protein MSMTSESEDRMVPKGAIGSPSIEETSGGGNFGVNGPLKKGPWTSAEDAILVEYVTKHGEGNWNAVQKHSGLARCGKSCRLRWANHLRPDLKKGAFTPEEERRIIELHAKMGNKWARMAAELPGRTDNEIKNYWNTRIKRRQRAGLPIYPPDICLQALSESKQSENLSSFSSVETQHPDLLPINSFEIPAVEFKNLELNHQLYPSPLLDVPGRGLLDIPASSLLAQGLHSSYGGKTLLSAVHPTKRLRQSESLFPGLATSFTGAFTNCSKYHNDGSAQSLQSFGITSAYDQNLTSDNHSTSCVLPGSHALLNGNPSSSEPSWAMKLELPSLQTQIGSWGSPSSPLPSLESVDTLIQSPPTEHTQSGSLSPRNSGLLDAVLYESQSLKNFKSSSCQHMSSVSMAQGEVMDNSLQDLHEAEWEAYGDPISPRGHSAASVLSEYTPISRSSMDELQSLENTPGGKVKQEAEEMVPTQFCGNDDAFNSNNMIFSRPDFLLASNCFGPKGEYGKEQLHAERCSWGTSW, from the exons ATGAGTATGACAAGTGAAAGTGAAGACCGGATGGTGCCTAAAGGTGCCATAGGTTCACCATCCATTGAAGAAACTAGTGGTGGAGGGAACTTCGGAGTGAATGGTCCTCTGAAGAAAGGTCCCTGGACTTCTGCAGAAGATGCAATTTTGGTTGAGTATGTGACTAAGCATGGAGAGGGGAACTGGAATGCAGTCCAGAAGCATTCAGGACTTGCCCGCTGTGGAAAGAGTTGTCGTTTAAGATGGGCAAATCACCTGAGGCCAGATCTGAAAAAGGGTGCGTTCACTCCTGAGGAGGAGCGGCGTATCATTGAACTCCATGCTAAAATGGGAAACAAATGGGCAAGAATGGCTGCTGAG TTACCTGGCCGTACAGATAATGAGATAAAAAACTATTGGAATACTAGAATCAAGAGACGACAGCGTGCTGGCTTGCCAATCTATCCTCCTGATATCTGTTTGCAAGCTTTGAGCGAGAGCAAACAAAGTGAGAATCTATCTAGTTTCTCGTCGGTGGAGACACAACATCCTGATCTCTTACCAATTAACAGCTTTGAGATTCCAGCTGTAGAATTcaaaaatttggaactcaatcaCCAGTTGTATCCATCACCACTTCTCGATGTTCCAGGTCGTGGTTTGCTTGATATTCCTGCTAGTAGCCTGCTGGCCCAAGGTCTTCATTCTTCCTATGGCGGCAAAACTTTGCTATCAGCAGTCCATCCAACAAAACGTCTTCGACAATCTGAGTCCTTGTTCCCTGGCTTGGCTACCAGTTTTACTGGTGCCTTCACAAATTGCAGTAAATATCACAATGATGGTTCTGCACAGAGTCTTCAATCATTTGGGATCACCTCTGCATATGATCAGAATCTAACTTCAGACAACCATTCAACATCCTGTGTACTTCCTGGCAGCCATGCCCTTCTAAATGGCAACCCCTCCTCCTCGGAGCCCTCATGGGCAATGAAGCTGGAGCTCCCTTCACTCCAAACCCAGATTGGTAGTTGGGGCTCACCTTCTTCCCCACTGCCTTCCCTTGAGTCTGTGGATACTTTAATCCAGTCTCCCCCAACTGAGCACACCCAATCAGGTAGTCTCTCGCCTCGAAATAGTGGCCTGTTAGACGCTGTACTTTATGAATCGCAATCTCTGAAAAACTTCAAGAGCAGTTCGTGCCAGCATATGTCTAGTGTGTCCATGGCTCAGGGAGAAGTAATGGATAACTCACTGCAGGATCTTCATGAGGCAGAATGGGAAGCATATGGTGACCCCATATCTCCTCGAGGCCACTCTGCTGCATCAGTGTTGAGTGAATACACCCCCATCAGCAGAAGCTCAATGGATGAACTTCAGTCACTTGAGAATACACCAG GAGGCAAAGTTAAACAAGAAGCAGAAGAAATGGTCCCAACACAGTTCTGTGGAAATGATGATGCATTCAACTCAAACAACATGATCTTCTCACGGCCAGATTTTTTACTAGCATCGAACTGCTTTGGTCCCAAGGGAGAGTACGGGAAAGAACAACTCCATGCTGAAAGATGCAGTTGGGGCACTTCTTGGTGA